A window from Onychostoma macrolepis isolate SWU-2019 chromosome 07, ASM1243209v1, whole genome shotgun sequence encodes these proteins:
- the ptgr1.1 gene encoding prostaglandin reductase 1, with protein sequence MVQAKTWVLKQHFEGFPKDTDFELKVEQLSEPKDGEVLLEAVFLSVDPYMRPYSRVRMQAGDVMIGTQVAKVIQSNNPSFPVGCHVVGQCGWRTHTMSNGSDITKVLDAWPQDVSLSHALGAIGMPGLTALYGLEEVCAIKPGETLLVNAAAGAVGSVVGQIAKLKGCKVVGSAGSDEKVAYLKELGFDQAFNYKTVSSLEEALKKASPEGYDCYFENVGGPFSSVAITQMKAFGRIAVCGGISLYNDTTPQTGPYPHLQMIFNQLKMEGFLVGRWEHKNEESLKRMLTWIQEGKLKCKEHVTVGFENMPAAFMGMLQGENIGKAIVKV encoded by the exons ATGGTTCAAGCCAAAACCTGGGTTCTGAAGCAGCACTTTGAGGGCTTTCCTAAAGACACCGACTTCGAACTGAAAGTAGAGCAGCTCTCTGAGCCCAAAGATGGAG AGGTTCTTCTAGAGGCAGTGTTCCTTAGTGTGGACCCTTACATGCG GCCATACAGCCGTGTTCGAATGCAAGCAGGAGATGTGATGATCGGAACTCAAGTTGCCAA AGTGATTCAAAGTAATAATCCTTCATTTCCTGTGGGCTGCCATGTGGTTGGTCAATGTGGTTGGAGAACACATACCATGTCAAATGGGAGCGATATCACCAAAGTCTTGGATGCCTGGCCTCAGGATGTCTCCCTCTCCCATGCCCTTGGAGCCATTGGCATGCCGGG GTTGACAGCACTCTATGGTTTGGAGGAGGTCTGTGCCATCAAACCAGGAGAAACCTTACTGGTGAATGCAGCCGCAGGGGCCGTTGGTTCTGTAGTGGGTCAAATTGCCAAACTAAAAGGTTGCAAGGTTGTGGGTTCAGCAGGAAGTGATGAAAAGGTGGCATACCTCAAAGAGCTGGGCTTTGACCAGGCCTTCAACTACAAGACTGTCTCCTCACTGGAGGAAGCGCTGAAGAAGGCTTCACCTGAAGGATATGACTGCTACTTTGAGAAT GTGGGCGGCCCTTTTTCGAGTGTTGCTATTACACAGATGAAGGCATTTGGGCGTATTGCTGTATGTGGTGGAATATCACTATATAATGACACCACTCCACAAACAG GTCCTTATCCACACCTTCAGATGATTTTTAATCAGTTGAAAATGGAAGGTTTCTTGGTAGGCAGGTGGGAACATAAAAATGAAGAGTCACTGAAGCGAATGTTGACCTGGATCCAAGAG GGAAAGCTGAAGTGTAAAGAACATGTTACTGTTGGCTTTGAAAACATGCCTGCTGCATTCATGGGGATGTTGCAGGGAGAAAATATCGGAAAAGCCATTGTTAAAGTCTAA
- the haus3 gene encoding HAUS augmin-like complex subunit 3 isoform X1 — MLDGAQFVETLSRLGYPRASMLKGSEFDWLFDTAPDNLHLLRVVCNCLNRSNVLTPEELQAYTALQESGKPILDEATLGELLKTCLPVDGGVVSQGGSAMGGEGNVTVEDLETELQALRKEKQLKQRRLNKLQMLATNWGANSSASQAVLQEGGNTVKDANSALAAENAYTNSAVENLSKETNKLAGFFQTDTNSVRSEDGTAPQLVPQPRTPVLISQLSLEPFLQQQEQFTKVLTSYTQRQFFQGISDMMETSTSNHCQLTNLSCCSENKEEEDEGLVELRKKEMAQLQWAYIVAQYQLVKERAKEHGDKAAKQWLIQRLNSSTESLCYSQASGLEPDLRSEILSIQSEIQSLMLDPVRSALRDCARLLNIPVVRGDLALQLARQNYYTSRQTEVRDQLLHQKAFFEFVRLAQDAELLMGKRVMKQLDEILKRLKGAAEASAQRENILTQPHLTQVPYLGSNAKQQVITSKDTAFSRLLQMLELGKAPTEKEDPFQTYSRLETAAFKLQEDLVTVQEALDGARREQAYAGARLESDRDALNQVVCSDIVQPLLRPQVCAKATPALEFCPHAQELTVVLDELEVKQKALYTSLQDIVGDLKAKRGRLERSATLRRERELYVYFHLDPRLLSRAVRDIEAQAGVM, encoded by the exons ATGTTGGATGGGGCTCAGTTTGTTGAGACGTTGTCACGGTTGGGTTACCCACGGGCGTCTATGCTGAAAGGTTCTGAGTTTGACTGGCTATTTGACACAGCACCAGATAACCTGCACCTTTTACGTGTTGTCTGCAACTGCCTGAACCGCAGCAATGTTCTAACACCAGAAGAATTGCAAGCATACACGGCACTCCAGGAGTCCGGTAAGCCCATCTTGGATGAGGCGACACTGGGTGAGCTGCTTAAAACCTGTTTGCCTGTGGATGGAGGTGTAGTGTCACAGGGCGGTTCTGCTATGGGTGGAGAGGGAAATGTAACCGTCGAGGACCTCGAGACAGAACTTCAAGCTCTCCGCAAGGAGAAGCAGCTAAAACAACGCAGACTCAATAAGCTGCAGATGCTAGCTACCAACTGGGGTGCAAACTCCTCTGCATCCCAAGCAGTGCTGCAGGAAGGAGGGAATACAGTAAAAGATGCCAACTCTGCCTTGGCAGCTGAAAATGCATACACCAACTCAGCTGTGGAGAACCTGTCAAAAGAGACGAACAAATTGGCTGGCTTTTTCCAAACCGACACTAATTCTGTAAGGAGTGAAGATGGAACTGCTCCACAATTAGTTCCTCAACCAAGGACCCCAGTTCTCATCTCCCAGTTGTCTCTAGAGCCTTTCCTCCAGCAACAGGAGCAATTCACCAAAGTGTTGACTTCCTACACTCAGCGTCAGTTCTTTCAGGGCATCTCAGACATGATGGAGACCTCCACATCCAATCACTGCCAATTGACCAATCTGAGCTGTTGCAGTGAGAATAAGGAAGAAGAAGATGAGGGACTAGTGGAGCTCAGGAAGAAGGAGATGGCACAGCTGCAGTGGGCATATATAGTGGCACAATACCAACTGGTGAAAGAGAGGGCAAAGGAGCATGGTGACAAGGCAGCAAAACAGTGGCTCATCCAGCGTCTAAACAGCAGCACAGAg TCTTTGTGCTACTCACAGGCAAGCGGGCTTGAGCCTGATCTACGCTCTGAGATCCTCTCAATTCAGTCTGAAATTCAGTCCCTGATGTTAGACCCAGTCCGCTCTGCGTTACGAGACTGTGCCCGCCTCCTTAATATCCCTGTGGTGCGTGGTGACCTCGCTCTTCAGTTAGCCAGGCAAAATTACTACACCTCCAGGCAGACTGAAGTTCGCGACCAGCTTCTCCATCAAAAGGCCTTCTTCGAATTTGTGCGTCTGGCCCAGGATGCAGAGCTCCTTATGGGGAAGAGGGTGATGAAGCAGCTTGATGAAATACTGAAGAGGCTGAAGGGGGCAGCAGAAGCTTCTGCTCAGAGAGAAAACATTCTGACACAACCTCACTTAACTCAAGTCCCTTACCTTGGTTCTAATGCTAAACAACAGGTCATCACCTCCAAGGACACAGCCTTTAGCAG GTTGCTGCAGATGCTTGAGTTGGGTAAGGCCCCAACGGAGAAAGAGGATCCATTCCAAACCTACAGTAGGCTGGAAACAGCAGCCTTTAAACTACAGGAGGATTTGGTCACTGTACAAGAGGCTTTGGATGGGGCCAGACGAGAGCAAGCCTATGCTGGAGCTCGGTTAGAAAGTGACCGAGATGCGCTCAACCAAGTGGTGTGCTCGGACATTGTGCAGCCTCTTCTGAGGCCGCAGGTATGTGCTAAAGCCACACCTGCACTGGAGTTCTGCCCTCATGCACAG GAGCTCACGGTAGTTCTTGATGAGTTGGAGGTCAAGCAGAAGGCCTTGTACACATCTCTTCAGGACATAGTTGGGGACTTGAAGGCCAAACGAGGGAGGCTTGAACGCAGTGCCACCCTCAGGAGAGAGAGGGAACTGTATGTTTATTTCCATCTGGACCCAAGACTGCTCAGCAGAGCAGTGAGAGATATAGAGGCTCAAGCAGGGGTTATGTAG
- the haus3 gene encoding HAUS augmin-like complex subunit 3 isoform X2 codes for MLDGAQFVETLSRLGYPRASMLKGSEFDWLFDTAPDNLHLLRVVCNCLNRSNVLTPEELQAYTALQESGKPILDEATLGELLKTCLPVDGGVVSQGGSAMGGEGNVTVEDLETELQALRKEKQLKQRRLNKLQMLATNWGANSSASQAVLQEGGNTVKDANSALAAENAYTNSAVENLSKETNKLAGFFQTDTNSVRSEDGTAPQLVPQPRTPVLISQLSLEPFLQQQEQFTKVLTSYTQRQFFQGISDMMETSTSNHCQLTNLSCCSENKEEEDEGLVELRKKEMAQLQWAYIVAQYQLVKERAKEHGDKAAKQWLIQRLNSSTESLCYSQASGLEPDLRSEILSIQSEIQSLMLDPVRSALRDCARLLNIPVVRGDLALQLARQNYYTSRQTEVRDQLLHQKAFFEFVRLAQDAELLMGKRVMKQLDEILKRLKGAAEASAQRENILTQPHLTQVPYLGSNAKQQVITSKDTAFSRLLQMLELGKAPTEKEDPFQTYSRLETAAFKLQEDLVTVQEALDGARREQAYAGARLESDRDALNQVVCSDIVQPLLRPQELTVVLDELEVKQKALYTSLQDIVGDLKAKRGRLERSATLRRERELYVYFHLDPRLLSRAVRDIEAQAGVM; via the exons ATGTTGGATGGGGCTCAGTTTGTTGAGACGTTGTCACGGTTGGGTTACCCACGGGCGTCTATGCTGAAAGGTTCTGAGTTTGACTGGCTATTTGACACAGCACCAGATAACCTGCACCTTTTACGTGTTGTCTGCAACTGCCTGAACCGCAGCAATGTTCTAACACCAGAAGAATTGCAAGCATACACGGCACTCCAGGAGTCCGGTAAGCCCATCTTGGATGAGGCGACACTGGGTGAGCTGCTTAAAACCTGTTTGCCTGTGGATGGAGGTGTAGTGTCACAGGGCGGTTCTGCTATGGGTGGAGAGGGAAATGTAACCGTCGAGGACCTCGAGACAGAACTTCAAGCTCTCCGCAAGGAGAAGCAGCTAAAACAACGCAGACTCAATAAGCTGCAGATGCTAGCTACCAACTGGGGTGCAAACTCCTCTGCATCCCAAGCAGTGCTGCAGGAAGGAGGGAATACAGTAAAAGATGCCAACTCTGCCTTGGCAGCTGAAAATGCATACACCAACTCAGCTGTGGAGAACCTGTCAAAAGAGACGAACAAATTGGCTGGCTTTTTCCAAACCGACACTAATTCTGTAAGGAGTGAAGATGGAACTGCTCCACAATTAGTTCCTCAACCAAGGACCCCAGTTCTCATCTCCCAGTTGTCTCTAGAGCCTTTCCTCCAGCAACAGGAGCAATTCACCAAAGTGTTGACTTCCTACACTCAGCGTCAGTTCTTTCAGGGCATCTCAGACATGATGGAGACCTCCACATCCAATCACTGCCAATTGACCAATCTGAGCTGTTGCAGTGAGAATAAGGAAGAAGAAGATGAGGGACTAGTGGAGCTCAGGAAGAAGGAGATGGCACAGCTGCAGTGGGCATATATAGTGGCACAATACCAACTGGTGAAAGAGAGGGCAAAGGAGCATGGTGACAAGGCAGCAAAACAGTGGCTCATCCAGCGTCTAAACAGCAGCACAGAg TCTTTGTGCTACTCACAGGCAAGCGGGCTTGAGCCTGATCTACGCTCTGAGATCCTCTCAATTCAGTCTGAAATTCAGTCCCTGATGTTAGACCCAGTCCGCTCTGCGTTACGAGACTGTGCCCGCCTCCTTAATATCCCTGTGGTGCGTGGTGACCTCGCTCTTCAGTTAGCCAGGCAAAATTACTACACCTCCAGGCAGACTGAAGTTCGCGACCAGCTTCTCCATCAAAAGGCCTTCTTCGAATTTGTGCGTCTGGCCCAGGATGCAGAGCTCCTTATGGGGAAGAGGGTGATGAAGCAGCTTGATGAAATACTGAAGAGGCTGAAGGGGGCAGCAGAAGCTTCTGCTCAGAGAGAAAACATTCTGACACAACCTCACTTAACTCAAGTCCCTTACCTTGGTTCTAATGCTAAACAACAGGTCATCACCTCCAAGGACACAGCCTTTAGCAG GTTGCTGCAGATGCTTGAGTTGGGTAAGGCCCCAACGGAGAAAGAGGATCCATTCCAAACCTACAGTAGGCTGGAAACAGCAGCCTTTAAACTACAGGAGGATTTGGTCACTGTACAAGAGGCTTTGGATGGGGCCAGACGAGAGCAAGCCTATGCTGGAGCTCGGTTAGAAAGTGACCGAGATGCGCTCAACCAAGTGGTGTGCTCGGACATTGTGCAGCCTCTTCTGAGGCCGCAG GAGCTCACGGTAGTTCTTGATGAGTTGGAGGTCAAGCAGAAGGCCTTGTACACATCTCTTCAGGACATAGTTGGGGACTTGAAGGCCAAACGAGGGAGGCTTGAACGCAGTGCCACCCTCAGGAGAGAGAGGGAACTGTATGTTTATTTCCATCTGGACCCAAGACTGCTCAGCAGAGCAGTGAGAGATATAGAGGCTCAAGCAGGGGTTATGTAG